Genomic segment of Tiliqua scincoides isolate rTilSci1 chromosome 1, rTilSci1.hap2, whole genome shotgun sequence:
CTCAACTGGTAGTTTTAAAGCTGTAGCTTTCGGGGTGTGTTTTAACGCGATCTTGGATGGGGCGGGCTAGTTGACCAAGGTGGAGAGGACTGCTTCTGCGGTATTTACTCAGTTATTCTGATAAGTTTTTGTGCTGTAGGTGCTACGGCCTGGAGCCAAGCTTTTAACCACCCTCACCCCCCTTCCAAAGTTGTTCCCTGTGACATCAAAGAAGGTGAGACGCCAATTTGAGAAGTTTTAAAGGAGAACGATTCCTCCGTCTTAATTGAAATGGAGCATATGCTTCAAGTGGGCCGAAATCCCCACCAGCTCTTAAAGAGTCCAAGCACTCCTTAGAATCAGGCTGAGTAAATATTTGTTTCCCGTCTTTACTGCGGGTGCTTTGAGGTGAACTGCAGAGCTCCGGCAGCTAATAAACATGGCgtcccagaagcagcagcagcctgtctcCGTGTTTACATCTGTCTAGACCCTCCAATGCCAGACAAGCCTGGGCTGAACTTGATTTCACCGTGAGTGTCAGCCAGGGTCAGACAAGGGGTCAATTCGCTCCTCAAGccaggagaggtgccctgccaccaAGCGGAGCTCGCTCCCTCCCGCTGAGCAgtgtgggttgcaatcctatacacactttcctgacaataacctccatggactataatgggactctaacagcccaatcctatgcgtgtctactcagaagtaagtcccatttgagttaatggggttcactcccaggaaagtgtggataggattgggctgttagccaacAATCAAAGCAcagtcctcagaagtaagccccactgagttcagtgggcctcCCCCCAAGGgatgcatgtataggattgtgttcaAATCCAAGTCTTTAAAATTTCCGCAGACATTCAGATGACCTTCTGCCCTCTTGTTTCGCATCCTTGCTCACCTTCCTTTCAGAGAGGCTTATTGTCCACGTTAGGTCGacttataggtagaggtgtttgtttccggtgagtaaggtaggattacagcccaagtcttactgaacacaattggcttacttctgagtaaacaccaTTTTAAAACACCTCTACCTACAGATTGGGGTGCATATGTGTGTACACTCTGGACAGTATACATAAACATACCTCGGTGCAAAATAATAgtagttgggggaaaaaagaaaaggggtaTAGTATATAATATGGAGTGCAACTCTCTTCTCTGTCAACAGATCACTTGAAAAAATTTAACTATCTAAATataaatgcacacacattttaTATTGGCATAAATAAGTAGAAGGCATATGGATAAACTAGTATACGAAAAGTTTTCACTCTCAAGGTAGACGGAGAGATACACCCACAGCGCTGTCAGTCTTCTTCTTGTTCCTGCTGAAACAGACCTTCAGCAGTAGAGTCCTATGCAGGTCAGCTCAGAAGGCactcccattgtgtccagtgggacttactcctaggaaacctACTTAGGCTTTCCAAACCTATGCATCCCCTAAGTGCCACGTTTGCCCTTTCCCGCAATAAGCTGATTATAAAAAAATATGTAGAGATATTATACAGGTGAAATGTCAGTCTTATCCTTGGCTTGTGCTGTTTAGAGTCTCACATTTATTCCACGACTCACACACTAGTTATCTTTTCTCTCCTGCAACTCCTAAGGctggctttttattttattaattttttattttattttatttttgagccATAAGAAGGCAGTCTCAGCGGAGATTTTATGTAAATATGacagggttttttttgtgtgtgtgtttttttcctgggagccttcttcctctcccttttgCAGTCAAAATTCTTTTAACCTAAATACCTGAAGGTTTTTCAGTTTCGTGCTGGTTTACCGGGCAGCCGTCCAGGGCAAACTCACGCGGCATTCAATGTGCTGAACCTTTCAGGAAAAGTTGTAGGGACATCTAGCGGTCAGGATTGGGTACAGCACCTCCGAATGTGATCCGAAGAGAGGCCAGAGTACTGCTTAGCCTTAAACGAAAGtcgcccacccacccctttccccagttagcaactcagtttttaaaaaagtgaagaaAATGCAAGCAGCTGCTAGGACCCTTTTAATCCTGTTTCTGAAAACGCGATCCAATGGGGAAGAGGCACTGCTGTCCAGAGGTTTACAGGGAGCTCTGTCTGTGAACACTAACTTTTCTCTGTTCCTGCATGCTGTAATGAAATGTATTTTCTTCCAGTCCACTAAGTAGCTTGCAGTcaactaaagctgcaatcttaaccagacttttctgagagtaagccccattgaacaaaataggacttacttttgagtagacctggctaggactgtgccctaaggtgCATTGCAGACAGTTGTAAACTGCCCACCATTGAGAGGCACAATTCACGTAGGTTGTGCGACTTCGAACAATCTCAGTACTTATCCACTTTACTGAGTTTCAAAAACGTTTTTATAAATGGAAGAACGTATTAAAAGGCAAACCTTTTAACTTAacagttctggggagggggatatACTTCAGTCCTCTGCACACCAACacgggagtaggtcccactgaactcccTTGGATTTATAACTCATCGTgtgtagaactgggctgttacgCTGCCATCAAGCTGTGGTCTGTGACTTCCTTACCACCCACTTCTGCCGGGTAGTTCAGGACTCTTCTATTCAAGGACACAATTTAACCAGGGGTTCAGCAGTTATGAACGCAACCTGAGTACATTTGAGAGGGTTAAACAGGCGCTTAactttcccattgaaatcagtggcatTTGGGCTGGATTGTACCCTCAGTGTTTACAGCTTATTTTTTAATACTTGTGCGTGATACAATCAGTTCTAAAAAAACCAGCCCTCCTTTAAGATGCATTATCGAATTCAACGACCTTCCTTTTAAATCATTTGAATGATCCAGCTGAAGTTAAATGTTAAACTCGTTTCAACAGAAGAGGTTGTGTTTGTGTTAAACTTTTCCATCGAAACCACTGGGATCTTAACATGGGATTTTACCCCGCAGTCTGGAATCCCTGACAATTCAGTTATAAGTGACGTCCCCAGACGGAGGAATcgctctctacccccccccccccaaagtttccAAAGAGTCTTCAAGTCCATTGAGTTGAATTGTACAGGCAgttggagagagggcgggggaatTAAATTGTGGGGCTACAAGTTTTTTCCAGCAAAGATCTCACAGCCATTAAGCCCCACTGTATAAAATATGACAACTATTATGATATTTACCCTTTTTCCTCTGTACCCGTATGTGTAATGTACATACGTATGTAAATGCAGATATGCCAATGTAGGAAAATACTTCATGTATCTGAAATCAGATGTAGTCCATTAAAAAAACTGTTCATCTTTGAGAATGCCTCAtgactttagaaatgggtgaTGTGAGCAGTTTTAGCTGCAATTAATAGATTTCTTTTCACGATGCTTCTGATGATGGACATGGTGATGATTTACATTCCAATATTTACCTAGGGGTGATTTGCCACTAAAATTAATCTACGAGACAAGATCTGTGAGAGCAGGACCACGTTTCCCTTCCTCCAGTTACACCAAAAGTACCACTGTAGAAATAACCGAAGTCTGTACTACTGTTGcatcagaggctgcaatcctgtgcagactcacagcccagtcccatccacactttcctgggagtaagccccattgactctgacgagacttacttctgagtagacaaacataggattgggctgttacttgttCACgttccattgaagtcagtggggcttacttctgacatgGCTAAGATTGCACTGGCAGTTGTGGGCTGGAGTGGAAAGAAAGAATAATCAACAAACAAATGATAATAGGTAAGTATGGACAACGGAGGTGTTATGAGCTATTCCTCACCTTGGTGTCAGCGACAaagactttctttctttctttcttgcttgcttgcttgcttgcttgctttcttctccCTGGAACTGAATAATAGACTATTAAATGGAAAAGAATCAAAAGGAATAGACTATTATTCAAATATAATattttctttccctccttcctatATTAAAATAGAGCAGCCAAGTTACTGCTCTGTTGTAGCAACATGAAAGCAGCATAACCTAAAACAGCtgagaaaacaaacaaataaagcaACATGAAAATACAAGAATGATTTATCaagaataaaatacatatttatcAAGAATGAAAGCCTGAATGATTTATTTATCAAggaaataaatattaatatttcgGGTGCAAAAATGCACACTCTGTTATTAATGTGTGCATTTTTGCTCCTGAAAAATTAATATTattaactactactactactactactactactactactactactactactattattattaatattaatattaatattattaccaccaccaccaccacccctgctcactgggtaaaaggcactttttgaaatgggtgctcctcttttatttagcagggggatagtaactggccctcctcaccccagcactgtcttttcaagtggctgtctgctggtgttcttttagattgtgagcccttcgggacagggagccagtagttatttgatttttctctgtaaaccgctttgtggacttttcattgaaaagtggtatataatgatgatgatgatgatgatgctaacAATAAAGCAAAAAATGAGCACAACCGATGGTTTCTACTGCCGGTTGGGCTTCATACTTTGAGGATATAAAACCTGCCTAAATTACGCTCCTGCTTCAGCTTCTCTCATCAGGATATGTTGGTGCAGTTGGGATGGACTGTTGCTTTCCTCCATATGCCAGAGTAATGGATCTAAGGAGCGGGTGCCGCCACAGCGTGGATCTTGCAGTCTCAACCCCCGAGTCACCCTCATCGTGTGGAAGAGAATGTCCTCTTGGCACTTCCAGCCTAGGTATGTTTGTCAAGTCTAATTCCAAACAGGGAAGCAAATGAATTTCTCCCAGTGAATGTGTTTAGGATGCAGGTGCAGAAGAGATGGTCTTGGAAATACTGTTGTGTTGTTGAGTTTTCTGACAAGTGGTGATTGGTGGCCTTCCTGTGTCCAGTCGCTGGGAACTTGTTCAGTTCCAATGGAACTCTGTGAAGCTTGTCTTACATCTAAGGAATGGGATCTGAGAGAGGGCTCTAAagcacagacagagagagagagagagagagagagagagagagagagagagagagagagagagagagagatttggtttGAGATGGGTCACAGGAAGATGAAAATAGCCACTGCTCTAATTTGGAAATGGCTTCGCATTACGTTACATCACTgctcatattggggggggggggagatgaaagaATGAGATAATTTCATCCACAAACACCAGTcacaactttttcttttcttttttcttttctttttccttttgcaggAAAGGCCTCCGTCTTTTCCCAGGGTGCTCACATCCAGCGGCTGAAGTGTTGTTCATTCTAATGCCTGCACCATGTGCAAATGGAAAATGTAAAGTAGTTGTGATGTCAGCTGCCTGCAGGTCGACTACatgcagggaggggcagggggaaaaagtttgaaaaggtgttgttgcaaaaggtgacgCCCTGGTGCATTTGCCAAGCGGTCAGTCTGGTTAGACAAGTTCCTttcccagtctctctctctctctctctcacacacacacacacacacacacacacacacacacacacacacacacacacacagacgcaTCCCATCACCATCTCTCACGACCCACCGGTCATCCTGACCTGCCCCGTCCCATTCTATAATGATAACTGTGAATCTATCCAGAGACACTTTGCTGGTTGGGACTTCCTCCCCCGAAATGAGAGCAGCAGGTTTTGCGCAAATATGAAGGGCAGGGTGCTTTTTTCTACGTTAGGAGGTCGGTTTGCCTCGTGAGCTCACTATTTTGATTCCCTGCCACGATCTCCTTTCCCAGACCAATGCTGCATTTTTTCTGCAGGACCTTCAGCAAAACTGTTGATCTCAAGTCCTGACTGAATGTAGTGGACAGTGTAATTGAAGAGGCTGTTGTTCCAGCACATCTTACGAAAGCCACAAGCTGTCTTGGAGGCAGTTTTCAGATGTGTCTCATACAAAACTCACTGTTCAGGCTAAATCAGAAAAGATCCAACCGCGATTAAGAACGCTTGAAGCTTCCAGTTCTAGAGGGAGCCGGTTCACTGGGGCTTTCTCCTTTCGTGCAAGTGCCATTGCGTCTTTTACAAGATCTCAGTCAGGCTGGATCGTGCCCATGATAATTATGCATATGTAGATAACGTTGGACCAAGTTAGCAATCGCAGGGTTGCAACTTTACTGTGCGAGTCCCATATTCTGGGGGGTTCTGACTGCCCTATTACTGCAGAAATATTTCGAAATGtaaaagattctctctctctctctctctctctctctctctctctctctctgagagagagagagagagagagagagagagagagagagagagagagagaaatatggaATTCAGCAGAGCGCAAGAAGGAATATTTTTACTGGGGACCTTAGTAACCACTTCCTAATTACCCATACTTTACACATCCTGGAAACAAATAAGGACTGGGTTCAGACTAGAGTGAACTGCATGACCTTTGTCAGTTTCACTTACTGGCCTGCTCGGTTGATTAGGAGTTGTTGGTAGTTTAGTAGAACTGAGGTCATGTGCGTTGCCAGCCGCTTGTCGTTGTCCTTATTGACTCCGCCAGGTCACTCCTCACTTCTTTCTCCGAAACTGCCAAGTATTATTAGGGCCAGAGGATTACAAACGGCAGCGAAAAGACCAGTGAGTGAGACAAGTTtttgcttctcttccttctcccaaaTTACTATGGAAAGCTGCAGCTGCAAACCTCCACAACACACTTCAGCACCATCCTGGAGCGAATTCGGTTTGGATCCGAAAATCGAATTGAGATCCATTTCCTCCTCACGTCAGATTTACACGGTCTTTTCTAAGTCTTGCCCCTGGTAGATTTAAGCCTgcacatttaaatattttaaagagcAAATACTTACAGTCTCCATTATTTCAAGTACTTCTGTTTAAATGGGTTTTGGATCTGCTCAGTCGGCTTTCTCCTTCTTTGTTAAGTGAGTATACTAAGAAaccatattttctttctttctttctttctttctttctttctttctttctttctttctttctttctttctttctttctttctttctttctttctttctttctttctttctttctttctttcctgcctgcctgcctgcctgcctgcctgcctgcctgcctgcctgcctgcctctctctctctctctctctctctctaacaatTACTAAATaattgttttctctgtaaactgctttgtgaacttttagttgaaaagcagtatataaatattgttaataataataaataaataaataaataaataaataaataaataaataagagagaaGGCAATTATCGAAAACTTCATCCCTTGTGGACCCCATAAGACTTAATCCCGTGTGGACCCCTCGgtttaaaaattaatatttcagTGGAAGTTATTTCCCAGGACATCTGCCCAGGAggatctttctctctccttccccaagcTGATAAACCCCAGATCCCCTCCAAGACACACTGACTTGAGGGTTGTAAGATCCTGGATTTGCTCGTAGGTTCAGAATTGCACAGCTACAGCCTGAACTGTTGACCAGCAGCCCCATATTCCGCACGTTAGTTGGGAAACAGGTTTAATGGGATTGAGTTCCAAATAAGTGTTGCATAGGAGCGCAGCCCTCAGGACCAGAGTCGAGATGGGGCGCTCTGGCTGAAGAGGGGGCTTCGTTCTCTGCCAAGGCTGAAGTGGGGGATTCGTTCTACGAAATGGTGCACAGGCGCTACATTTTCAGAACAGCAGCATAAAGATTGGGGTCATGCctggaaatccaccccccccccgtgaaaaCCACAATAAATAACCTGAGTTGCCTTGATGGGCTGATAGCTAAAGCGTCCTTCCGTGGGAATAACAGTGTATAAATAACctctgattttttggggggtgggggtccaTATTCATTATTATGCTGTTGCTGTAAGTGAAAGTTACCTAAATGGGGGCTCCTTCTCCCCACGCACGCTCTCGTTAGCTTTGGCTGTGTTCCTAAGCAGAATGAGTTGAAAGCAACAAGGAGAATCACAAAAAAAGAGGAGGAGATTCGAAGCCACGGTACCTACTGCGGAGTGGGCTGGTCTGGATCAATAATGTGTAAGTGCTGCAATGGACAGCAGGATGGGACAAGATAACAAGCGGAGCATCGTGCATTTCGGACAGTCCTGCATGCTCCAGTAAGCAGATAGATAGATCTACAAGCACTGTATGCCTCGCTGAAAagtttggggctgcaatcctatccacactttcctgggagtaagcccaattgactagaatgggacttacttctgagtagacatgcataggtttggctctcagtcccccccctcccccgcgtACCAGCTGGGTGTGAAGTGAGCTGTTCACAGTTATTCCCCATTTTCGCGTGGTTTCTCCCCAGCCTGTGGCCGGAGGTGAAACCACAACCACATGCCCAGAGAGGAAGTTGAAAGGAAGCGATAGGACAGTCTCTGTCCCAGTCCAGGTTGGCTCCCCTTTGCATCTTCTGATCTAGCAGCTTCTTCATTCTCTCGCCATGGGCTCTCTTCCGGACACCCCCAAACCAAAATTCTTCTGACCTGGTTCTGTGCAGAGAGGAGCGGATAaatgacgtgtgtgtgtgtgtgtgtgtgtgtgtgtgtgtgagagagagagagagagagagagagagagagagagagagagcatttgtgGGTCCTCTTGTAGCTCTGGTTTTGTCATTTGTCCTTGAGGACTGGTCTAAATCCTGTCACTCCTTCCTTCTGAgatggtcagagagagagagagaaagagagagagagaggaagaggaggaggggaggggcgcaGCCATTTATTAATATTTCAAGTCCTTTCATACTCTCCtttttggtgccccccccccgtctccaaaAAGCCAAGGCTCGTGCATCTCTCCGCGAGAACTGCAGCCAGCAACATAGGAAACAAagtgcaggagtggaggggcggGAGGAGGAGGTAGGGGGAGCGAGCCTGGCTCAGTTTCCCGGTGGTGGCCGGGCCAGGGTCACGTGCCTGGCGGCGGCCAATGCAAACCCCAGCCGGGCTCCCTACGAAGCCAGGCTCCGCTTCCCCCTCCCGGAGTGGCCTTAGTTTTTATAAACCATCCCGAGCGCGGGGAGAGGAGGCCGCCAGTCAGCCAGCCGCCCCTTCAGCGCAGCCATGAGCGCCTGTGGGCCGTCGCTGGGCcaggctggggaggaggaggaggggcggcggcggcagcagcagcagcagcgacggGTCTGCCTTGCGCGGGAGGCATGAGCCGAGCGGTGGGAGGCTGGGAGATGGAGGCGCTGCGGGGAGACgccgggggaggcagcggcgggCAGTGCCGCAACTTTCTGTCCCCGCCGGTCTTCGGGGCGGCGCCGTCGGGTCGCCCCGCGGGCTCCAGCTCCGCGGGCTTCGCCTACGAGCGTTCTGGCGCCTCCTCCGCCGGAGCGCGCTCGTCCTCCTCGTCCTCTGAGGCGGCCCCGTCCAAGGACTGCTCCAGCGGCGGGCCCCCGACGGCGCCACCCTCCGCCACCACCGCCGCTGCTGCCGCGGCCGCCGCGTTGGGCTACCACCCGGGCTACCACCCCTTTGGAAACGGCTACTACAGCTGCCGCATGGCGCACGGAGTAGGGCTGCAGCAGAACGCCGCCCTCAAGGCCTCCCCGCACGCCGCCTTCCCCGTGGAGAAGTACATGGACGTGGCCAGCCTGGCCAGCACCAGCGTGCCTTCCGGCAGCGACGTCTCCTCGCGGGCCAAGGAGGTTTCCTTCTACCAGGGCTACGCCGCCGCAGCCGCAGCCAGCCCCTACCAGCACGTGCCCGCCGGCTACCTGGACGTGGTCTCCACCTTTGGCTCTGCTGCAGCCGCCGCCGCGGCCGGGGAGCCCAGGCACGAGACCTACATCTCCATGGAAGGCTACCAGTCGTGGACTCTGGCCAATGGCTGGAACGGCCAGGTGTACTGCGCCAAAGACCAAGCCCAGGGCTCCCACTTCTGGAAGTCGTCCTTCCCAGGTACGCACAGCCAGCTGTTGTCCGcaccagagaggaggaggaagaggtcaACTGGACAGGAAGCCACCACTTGGGCGAATGAGTGCCCACCTCAGCcacaaggaggggagggagggacaggggtTGGGCAGTTCCTCCAGCGGTTGAGATTTATGTCCTCGATCCGTAGGACCCCGTGAATGGGCGTCCCCGTTTTCTGTGGCTTTTATTCTGCGCTGGAATTGGGCACCCAGAAATTCTTGTTGAAAAGGAGCCTCCAGGAAGCCCGGGGACCTGCTTACGTACCCCTCAGTCCCTGCCAGAAGACTGAGAGATCCTTTTTTGTGCTCTCGGGTTGTCGCCCTCAGCACTTTTATTCTACAGCCTCCCTAGCCGCATTTAGAGCCcagtcatatgcatgtctactcagaagtacgtcccgttatagtcaatgggatttactcccaggaacgagtgtttaggattgcagccttagagcacaaccctatgcatttctaatcaGTAGTGTCATATTGTttgcaatggcacttactccccggaaagtatagataggattgcggccttactcCACTTACCTAAACTTTAATttctcccaggtaaagggagtTAATTTTGCAGCTTTAggcaagctgcaatcctaacagtgcTTTCGAGACCGGAAGttttactgaactcagtggggcttacttcccagtAAGCATTTTTTTACATCCGGCTATTGTCTGTACCCAGGTTCGCTCGAAATCCTTGGGACTGACTTCTACACAATGGAgaaaaaggttcccccccccccattccgtTGAGATGGCGTCATTCAGACAGGAACACCCCAGACCTAAAACTCATTTCTTTGGAGGTCAACTCCAGGGATTTCATTTAAATTTATTGCCGGGGAAGGTAATAAATCCCTTTGCTTGgcggtaagtcccactgaaatacaTGCAGAGGTGACCAGGAGGTTCTGAAGTGGATATCCTGATCCTTGGTGTGCTTACTTAGAAATAGCCCGCTCGTTGTTCGCAGgagcttagggtccaatcctatctaattttccagtgccggtgctgctgtgccaatctaccatgcactgcttcctgtgtgggAGAGGCAtcttggaggcctccccaaggtatgggaacatttgttcccttaccttggggctgcactgcggctgcccCAGTACTGggaagtcggataggattgggcccttactcctgaGAAAGTCCGCCTGGCAGCACTGCGGCAAATTAGACCTGTTGAAATAATCAGCGAGGAAGTGGGCTGAGGATCGAGTTGCCGGCCATAATGAAGGCAGGCCCCTCCGAGGCTTGGTGTGATCGTTTTATGATCCTTCGCTGTTCAGAACTCCTCCCGGAGCGCCCGTGCGGAATGTCCCAGATCGCCTCTCCTGAGCCCCCACGCAGGCAGACGCAGGCAACACGCTCTTGAGAAGACACGCAAGAGCCGTTTTCCCGTTCACGGGTCTTACTTTCCCTTTCCACACTGGGCGAAGGAGTGTGGATCTCCTCGTTTTTGCAGGGGCCAGGGGCAAAAGAGCCCGCTCTTAGTCTGCTCCCAGTAGTTAGAGCTGGAGAGCCTGTGCTACTGACATGCTAACATGCTCGACTCGTGTGTCTTCTCTCGCAGGGGACGTTGCACTTAACCCGCCCGACATGTGTGTCTACCGGCGTGGGAGGAAGAAGCGAGTGCCTTACACCAAGCTGCAGCTGAAGGAACTGGAGAGCGAGTACGCCATCAACAAGTTCATCAACAAGGACAAGAGGCGGAGGATATCTGCGGCCACCAACCTCTCGGAAAGACAGGTCACCATCTGGTTTCAGAATCGCAGGGTCAAGGACAAGAAAATAGTCTCCAAGCTGAAGGACAATGTCTCCTGATCcgggccctccctccccccaagggcTGGGAATAGACCTGGCAGGCGACCCACTCTTGTCTCAAAGGACTGTTGGAAAGACTTGAAATATATTTAAGGTTTCGCCAGCCTCCGGGTGGCGGACTGTTGTGAAGCGCTTTTAGCAAAGGTTCGCCTTATCTTCTCGGAGTTCTTGGAATGCTGCAGGTCTtaaccccccccctttaaagccCCCTCTTTCATTTGTATTTCGGTAGgttctgttgttttgttttattctgctctccccccccccccaggccagtaTACTGTGGAGCAATTAGCAATCGTGGACCTCTTAAAACTATAAACTTGTGTCCAAGAATATCCAGGTGCTAAAACGAGCGGTTGTGACCTAGAGATCTTGTTGCTCGATGGGTCGGCTCCTGAATTTGACAGTGGAGCCGAAGACTGTCGCTTGTCCGAGAGAGCTGGGAGGATGGCGTCATGGCCGAGTAGGATGACGTCATGGCCGAGCATGATTTTTGTCTCCAAGGTAAACGAAAGTTGGCTTGCAACGAACCTCTGACTGTAATGTGAAATACTCGGAAGGACTGcactcctccacccccaccccccaactaaTTGCACGGAGCCTCACCACCTCCTAACTCAGCGTGTCCTGATGTTGAGGCCTGCCCCTCCAGCCTGAACGCTGTCACTTGGAAGTAAACTCTACATAAACGagtaggacttactttcaagtaagatAATTCGGGTGGTTGTCATCTTGCATgtagcttttctttttcttcattcttaaTTCGGATTGagagtggcgggggggggagtaTTAGGTTGCCCACATCCCACGCTTCTCGAGGTGTTGATCCAATGATTCATGTACAGTGGAATAGATTCCTAGTCACTAAAGAAATTACAGGCAGGATCTGGCCAGAGAGAATGCTCTGcagtctgatcctatgcatgtttactcagtataAGTTCTCCTGAGTTCAGTGTgcattactcccaagtaagtgtacgTGTACATATGATTGCAGCTTAGCTCCTACTTGACTccctactattttttttaattattcactGGTTTTCCAACATTAAACATTTCAAGTAAATATAAaccaaaatatttttctcttctcaGTCATCCCACTCTTTAAGTAGTACTTTTGAGCTCTATGATTTTATGAAGTAACCTCCCTTCCCATTCCACTATAAAAAGTACTTcattttggctggatcatgcctgCCAttg
This window contains:
- the HOXD13 gene encoding homeobox protein Hox-D13; the encoded protein is MSRAVGGWEMEALRGDAGGGSGGQCRNFLSPPVFGAAPSGRPAGSSSAGFAYERSGASSAGARSSSSSSEAAPSKDCSSGGPPTAPPSATTAAAAAAAALGYHPGYHPFGNGYYSCRMAHGVGLQQNAALKASPHAAFPVEKYMDVASLASTSVPSGSDVSSRAKEVSFYQGYAAAAAASPYQHVPAGYLDVVSTFGSAAAAAAAGEPRHETYISMEGYQSWTLANGWNGQVYCAKDQAQGSHFWKSSFPGDVALNPPDMCVYRRGRKKRVPYTKLQLKELESEYAINKFINKDKRRRISAATNLSERQVTIWFQNRRVKDKKIVSKLKDNVS